GCCCTGGGTTCGGCCTCTGATACTGGCCGTTGCTCTGTGACGGCTCTGTCATGGCCCTTCCGGTTCAGTCTTCCCAGCGGGCTTCCCAGCGGGCGTCGTCCCCCCTGGGTGTCGCCCTGGCTTTCCTCGGCATGTTCGTGGTCGGGTCCCTGGGTGTGCAGCTGCTGAGCACGTTGCCCCGTGCCGCCGCCGTCCCCTCCGGCGGACCGGAACCGGTCCTGGCCCATCCGGCGGCGCTCTGGAGCGCCCTGGGCGAGCGTTGACTCCCCGCGGTCCTGGCCCGGCGCTGTGACCCGCCCGCCGGTCCGTAACGATCACGACACACGAATCGGACGCCGGCCCTCACGATGGTCGGAGCCCGTGCCCGCGGGGGGCGGCACTGCCCCACCTCCCGCGTTCCATTCCAGGCGACGCATCCCTCATTGGCGTTTCCCGGCCGCTCCGGTCTCCAGCCCCAAAGACCTGCCGGTGCCTTGAAAGCCTGACGTCACGGAGCCTCCGCTGCGTCCCTCCGGGCGCCCCTGTGTGTCGCCCCATCGTTATGAGTTCAGTTACGTCTTCCGCTCCCGTATCCGGCGATTCCGCTGCCGGCCTGTCCAAGGTCGAACAGGCGAAAGCCGACCTCTGTGGCCTGGACCTCCGGCCCCGTCTGGCGGAGCTGGCCGTCGAGGGCTGGGAAGCCCTCGACGAGGCCACCCTCACCATCCGGCTCAAGTGGCTGGGGATTTTCTTCAGGCCGGTCACACCCGGCCGGTTCATGCTGCGGCTGCGCCTCGCCAACGGCGTGATCAACGCCGAGCAGATGGCGTTGCTGGCGGAAGCCGTCGACCGCTGCGGCGAGCACGGCAGCGCCGACATCACCACCCGCCAGAACCTCCAGCTGCGCGGCCTGCTGTTCGAGGACATGCCACCGCTGCTGGAGGCGATGGACCAGCTGGGCCTCACCAGCCGCCAGTCCGGCCACGACAATCCCCGCAACATCACGGGCAATCCCCTGGCGGGCATCGACCCCGAGGAGTACCTCGACACCCGGCCCGTGGTGCAGGCCATCCAGGAGCGCCTGTTCCGGGCCGACGGCCCACGCAACCTGCCCCGCAAGTTCAACGTGGCCGTGGGAGGCGCCCCCGACAGCTTCCTGCTGCACAACGACCTGGCCTTCCTGCCGGCCCACCACAACGGCAGGCTCGGCTTCACCGTGATGGTGGGGGGGTTCTTCTCGGCCCAGCGCAACGAACTGGCCGTTCCCCTCGGGCTCTGGCTGGCAGCCGACCAGCTGCCGGACTTCTCCCTCGCGGTCCTGCTCCACTTCGAGCAGAGCGGCAACCGGCAGCAGCGCAACAAGAGCCGCCTGATGTACCTCATCGACGCCCTGGGGCTGGAGGCCTACCGGGAGGCCGTGCTGGGGCTGTACGGCGAGCTCGCCGGGCCTGAGGCCCTGGCCCGGGTCCAGCCCCACGATGGCCGTCACCTGGTGACCCGGGCTCCGCGGGACGGTCTCGGCTGGAACCTCCAGCGGCAGGAAGGCCTGGCCTGGATGGGCCTGCACGTGCCGATGGGCCGCCTCGATGCCGCCGCGATGCTCGCCCTGGCCGACCTCGCCCGCCGTTACGGCAGCGGTGAGCTCCGCCTCACCGAGGCCCAGAACGTGCTCCTTCCGGGCGTGCCCCTGGCCCGCCGCGAGGCCCTGGAGGCCGAACCCCTGCTGCAGCAGCTCCGTCCCGATCCCGGTCCGCTCCAGGCCGAGGCGGTGAGCTGCACGGGCAATGCCTACTGCAGCTTCGCCCTGATCCCCACCAAGGGCACGGCCCAGGCCCTAGTGGAGGAGCTGGAGCGCCGGGTGGAGCTGCCCCACGCCGTGCGCACCCACTGGACGGGATGCCCGAACGCCTGCGGCCAGCCCTACATGGGCCAGATCGGTCTGATGGGGGCCAAGGCCCGCAAGGATGGCCAGATGGTGGAGGCCGCCAAGATCTTCCTGGGGGGC
This portion of the Cyanobium sp. NIES-981 genome encodes:
- a CDS encoding ferredoxin--nitrite reductase, which translates into the protein MSSVTSSAPVSGDSAAGLSKVEQAKADLCGLDLRPRLAELAVEGWEALDEATLTIRLKWLGIFFRPVTPGRFMLRLRLANGVINAEQMALLAEAVDRCGEHGSADITTRQNLQLRGLLFEDMPPLLEAMDQLGLTSRQSGHDNPRNITGNPLAGIDPEEYLDTRPVVQAIQERLFRADGPRNLPRKFNVAVGGAPDSFLLHNDLAFLPAHHNGRLGFTVMVGGFFSAQRNELAVPLGLWLAADQLPDFSLAVLLHFEQSGNRQQRNKSRLMYLIDALGLEAYREAVLGLYGELAGPEALARVQPHDGRHLVTRAPRDGLGWNLQRQEGLAWMGLHVPMGRLDAAAMLALADLARRYGSGELRLTEAQNVLLPGVPLARREALEAEPLLQQLRPDPGPLQAEAVSCTGNAYCSFALIPTKGTAQALVEELERRVELPHAVRTHWTGCPNACGQPYMGQIGLMGAKARKDGQMVEAAKIFLGGSMDAEPRLAELHDKGVPLDELADVIEQLLVERFGARRKAAAV